TTAGTTCACCttctaaaaatatatcttacagatttattgtatttagctttctttttttttgtttttctttttcttcctagtacaactttttcaaattgatataaatttaaaatatatattctcaaaCTCTACCTTAAAAAATACAGCTTTTTAAAcctttactatttttattttcttttcaaaaagctgaaacaagcatTAACTTATGGTAGATGTGATGGATAAACCATATACTTGGATCTTTATCATCTTCACCACAAGGATAATGtcattcttttctattttggtttcatttttttagagtataagaaataaagtcaaaacagtgaaaacaaaaaacaaaaataaataaataaatggagaAAGTTTCCAAATTGAATTGGAACCCACATAGCTTCAAATCCTGGGTTTTCAGTGGAAATTTCTttactcttctctctctctctctctctatatatatatatataataaaataaaatgaaaataagaacGCCATGTCATCAGCAAACCTCCATTACAGCCCCTGCCCCAGAAGCTTCATTATTACTGGTTTTGTTAACCTTGGATTTAGAATCATCAAGATAATGCCAATAGTCATAGATGTATGAAAGAAAACCCCAGACTGCTAACACCAAAGCCGTCACCTTCACCCCATCCATCTTGTCACGAAAAAACATTACCGCAAGAATGGGAACAACGGGTAAAGCCAATGTGCTAATGACATTGCAGAAGAGTGAAGATACCTCAAAAATCAACCCCAACATAGCTATTGAAGAAATTTGCCACGTCACAGCCGTCCAAATCAAAGTCATCATATAGGATACCCTTACTTTTCCATAATTCTCCATCTCATTCCGCAAAATCTTCTATTCTCCACTTGCAAAAAGTCCTACCACACAGCTGCAAGTTGCGACAAATGATGGGTATAATTGCATATCCAGTACAGCAGAGAAAGTCTCTCTTTATATAACTTTTTGGAAAGAAATTTGTACTAAGGAAAGGTATAATGAGTATGTTGCAGATGCACCAAGCGTGCAAAGGAATCCAATTACATACTTTCCTTTAGGGATTCCGGTCATGTTTTCAGAGTTGGTATTGACTGCAAGAAGGGTTGCTGATATGGTAAGAAGAACAAGAGAGTTGAGTATAAAGGGAGTGAATTTTTGtgaattgaagaaaaatgagaagagGGCATTAAAGGCCAATTGGGTTGCACATAGTAGAGAATAAGTAGAGACAGGGAGGTATAAGAGTCCATATGAATACATCAGGTTGTCACCTGTCAACATTAGGCCAAAAGCAAAGTAGAGAAAGGCAAGGGTGGGGAGAGGTGGCAATTTTGTAGTGGAAGTGTTTAAGGGGGTGCTTGTAGTGGATCTTGACTATGGTGAGAAGAAGAATAGGAGAGGAAGTAAAATTGGGAAGCCAGCTGATTGAACCAATGTTGCCATCCATTTGCTATTCCCACCTTGATCATAGTGTAATCTTCCCAAGAGAGTCGCTACAGTCTGGCCGGCAACAAGAAAGGAGTAAGAGGCAAAACGAAGCCTCCACTTGTAATGTTTGAGTCTAGGAAGTTTCATTAGGTTGGTAACAAAAGTGCCTTTATTGGAGTTTTGCTCTCTGTCATCGGCTAATCATGCATACAAACATTGAAAGAAAGTAAAAGCAAGTATTAGCCCatatcatcataaaccggtccaaaaaaaacaactaattaaGATTGTTTTCAATCATGTTGGAGTAGTGACTGCCTTAGTTAACATGTTTTCTACTTATAATCCTGGAATGGATAATAGGAATACATGATTTTGACTTTTGATTGCTGCCTAAAAgcttaaaagaaacaaaaactgcATAACAAAAACTGTATAGGGATTGTCATTCGCAGTTGCAGAGGTTCCCCTTCCACAAATGGCAGCTGAACTCAAGCCTCTTGCCCGTCATAGAGCAGTTCAATTTGCAACAGAGATTGGTTTACAGGAGGTCATTTTCGAAGTTGATGCTGAAGTGTTAATCAAGATGCTGCAGCAAAATTAATTCAAGTTTGTTCCCTATGGCCAAATCATTGAAGACATTAATTTTAGCTTCTCAGTTAAGTTTTCATTCCTTTTCTCATATAAAACGTAGTGGGAATTTCGTTGCCCATGCTCTTGCTAGAAGGGACTTGCTGATATGCAGGCCTGGATTGAAGAGGTACCAGAGGACTTATATCCTCTTGTTTTGTATGATGTACAATAAGAAATAAAGTAGTCATTCTgactggtttctcaaaaaaaaaaaaaaaaggacttctAGTAACTGTGGAAGTTTTCTTCATGTTTATTCTCTAATTACTAACAATTTTTAAAGTCTGGTTTGaagaattaaaattgataaagctTCAAATATTTCCTGATTGGATGAATtctatttttcaaatcaaaatctgCAAATGTAAAAGGAGctagaaaagaataaaatattccaGAGGATGCTAAACAAAATGGTTTACATGTTCATCCTCTTTTTGTTTACCTGTTACACAGAAAGTTAAGACATCAATTAGTTACTATTTGATAAAGATTGGATttgattttaacttttaagtccACTACACGACAATATTGAATTGACTGAATCCCCCCACGTTGTTAAATTTTATTCGCATATAGTTTGGTACAACACTTTTAACAATGATGATGAACTATAAAAACAAAGTAAAGGTCAAATTAGCTGCTGTAAAGTACACTCGCTTCACCCATTGGATACACTTCTTTTTAAACTCAACGAGCTAAAGCTAACACTAGAGGTCAGCAAACTTGACTTGGCTAGGCTTAAATATTTCGGCTGTTTGAAAACCATTCATATCCATAGACACTAGTTAAGAACTAGATGATAAAGGAGTCTCACGCAAGTGGACTTGTTAAACAACAGAGCCTGATTTATCTGTTAACTTCTCTGCTTACATTGCAAAATTGACTAGCAAGTTACTCTTTGAGGCCGGTCAAAATTGGCTAGCTACGAATTTCCACAGTGGGACCaggattactttttttttttttttaataaaaaaaaaagcttcataatttgcattttttagcttgacctatcttcttcttcttcttctttttttattttttatttttttttatttttttatttttaatttaaattaggAACAAAGAAAGGAGGCTCACGTGTATAATTATTGCTCAACCCCCAAGGTACAATTTAAGTAAGCTCAAGGGTACCACCAACGCACAACAGAGCATATCACTATTCGCGTCCATGTTTTATACTGTCAAACCAAATGTTGAAGTAGCCCACAACACAAAGTTTCATGAGCTGGGACTCAAACCTTTGAGCAAATGGGACTTTCGGGGTTTCCTAATGTTGAGCCACACTACTTGGTGGTTTTTAGCATGACCTTAAGGTGGTATTTTGTATCACACAAATATACACCTCACTCTGTGGTGTAGACCCAACAAGTATATCCATGGTgtgcaaaataaaaattctctttgaattggatttgtttgtttgtaatCAAGATGGTAAGTAAGAGACCAACAAATTAAGCAACTTCTCACGCAAATGGGGTTTAATAGTTAAGCGCCGTGTGGCTAATCCAAATGTGGTAGAGCCTAGGCAAAGTACAAGGACcaaattattttcaacttttttcaaatgcaaaattctttactaGTAATCTAGTATAGCACACTGCAAACGAATGCAGTGAAAGTTAACCGAAATAATCCctagatataaaaaaaaaataaaaaaattcttcaattttggGTCCAAATCAAATTGACCCTCTTGatcttttaaattgaaattataaactcttaaattttgagaaatgtccaattttttatttatttttttctataggAAGAAATGTCCAAATTGATCCTTCCGTAATTCTGTTATCATTTCGTTGGTCCATTGGACAGAAAATAATATCACATACATgcattttaattgaaaaatcgaataaaaaatcatttttatttattttttcttcttcctctcttataattttaaaagtacCCAATCTACAATGTAGTTGAGACATCCCAAATGACAACATTTATAATGATCTTAACctctttaatttttagatgTGTGCATGTATAATTTCTATGCATGATTAGACTATTCATGAACTTGTACGAGGCTATTCTATAACATGCAAGAAGCAAACAAGTCTAATGGAAACTATCTAGACATTAGATCTAAGAAGCTTCTTCAGTAAGACTGTTGTCTCACACCAGTGCAGCAGGTATAGCAAGAGGCAGTGAGATTGGTGTTCAGTTTTCcccacaaacacacacaaaaaaatttctcctcCATAACAAACTTTTAGAGAAAGCCGTATTGCCATGATGTAGCTGATGGAacctaaacaaattattttaacgGGAACATGTTCATGAAAAATaagacttttcttttcttttttttctttttttataaaacatggAAGATGAGAAAGAATCATAGCATGTCAACAAAGACCCTTTCACCATGCTTTCTCAGCATCGCACGTAAATCACTCCAATTGCAATGCCACACACTTTGTTACTCAGTTGCTCTCAATTGtcattcttttctattttgttttcattttttactttataagaaataaagtcaaaacagtgaaaaaaaaaaaaaatccaaattgaaTGGGAACCCACATAGCCGCAAATCCTGGGTTTTCAGTGGAAATTTCTTTAcacttctcttaaaaaaaaaaaaatgtcatcaaCAAACCTCTATTACAGCCCCTGCCCCAGAAGCCTCATTATTACTGGTTTTGTTAACCTTGGATTGAGAATCATCAACATAATGTTGATAGATGTATGAAAGAAAACCCCAGACTGCTAACAACAAAGCCGTCACCTTCACCCCATCCATCTTGTCATGAAAAAACACTACCGCAAGAATGGGAACAACAGGCAAAGCCAATGTGCTGATGACATTACAGAAGAGTGAAGATACCTCAAAAATCAACCCCATCATACCTATTGAAGAAATTTGCCATGTCACAGCCGTCCAAATCAAAGTCATCATATAGGATACCCTTCCTTTTCCATAATTCTCCATCTCATTCCGCAAAATTTTCCATTCTCCACTTGCAAAAAGTCCTACCACACAGCCACAAGTTGCAACAAATGACGGGTATATTTGCATATCCAATACAGCAGAGAAAGTCTCtgtttttataactttttggaAAGACAGTTGTATTAAGGATAGCATTAATGAGTATGTTGCAGATGCACCAAGCGTGCAAAGGAATCCAATTACATACTTTCCTTTGGGGATTCCGGTCATGTTTTCAGAGTCGGTATTGACTGCAAGAAGGGATGCTGAAATGGTAAGAAGGACAAGAGAGTTGAGTATAAGGGGAGTGAATTTTTGtgaattgaagaaaaatgagaagagGGCATTAAAGGCCAATTGAGTTGCACATAGTAGAGAATAAGTAGAGACAGGGAGGTATAAGAGTCCATATGAATACATCAGGTTGTCACCTGTCAACATCAGGCCAAAAGCAAAGTAGAGAAAGGTAAGGGTGGAGAGAGGTGGCAATTTTGTAGAGGAAGTGTTTAAGGGGGTGCTTGCAGTGGATCTTAACGATGGTGAGAAGAAGAATAGGAGAGGAAGTAAAATTGGGAAGCCAGCTGATTGAACCAATGTTGCCATCCATTTGCTATTCCCACCTTGATCATAGTATAATCTTCCCAAGAGAGTCGCTACAGTCTGGCCGGCAACAACAAAGGAAGTGTAAGAGGCAATACGAAGCCACCACTTGTAATGTTTGAGTCTAGGAAGTTTCATTAGGTTGGTAACAAAAGTGCCTTTATTTGAGTTTTGCTCTCTGTCATCGGCTAATCATGCACACAAACATTGAAAGGAAAGTAAAAGCAAGTATTAGACATATCATCATAAACCAGTccagaaaaaacaattaattaagatTGGTTTCAATCATGTTGGAGTAGTGACTGCCTTAGTTGACATGCTTGCTACTTATAATCCTGGAATGGATAATAGGAATACATGATTTTGACTTTTGATTGGTGCCTAAAAGCTTAAGAGATACAAAAACTGCATAACAAAAACCGTATAGGGATTGTCGTTCGCAGTTGCAGAGGTTTCCCTTCCACAAATGGCAGCTGAACTCAAGCCTCTTGCTTGTCATAGAGCGGTTCAATTTGCGACAGAGATTGTTTTACAGGAGGTCATTTTCAAAGGTGATGCTGAAGTGTTAATCAAGATGCTGCAGCAAAATTAATTCAAGTTTGTTCCCTATGGCCAAATCATTGAAGACATTAATTTTAGCTTCTCAGTTAGGTTTTCATTCCTTTTCTCATGTAAAACGTAGTGGGAATTTCATTGCCCATGCTCTAGCTAGAAGGGCAAAAGGACTAGTTGATATGCGGGTCTGGATTGAAGTAGTACCAGAGGACTTAAATCCTATTGCTCTGTATGATGTTCAATATGAAATAAAGTAGTCATTCTGACTggtttctataaattttttttaaaaaattggattaCTTGTAACTGTGGAAGTTTTCTTTTATGTTCACTCATAAATCACTAACAATTTAAAGTCTGATTTGaagaattaaaattgaaagCTTCAAATATTTCCTGAttgaatgaattttattttcaaatcaaaatataaagacGTAAaacgaaaaaataaataaatattcctTTAATTTAACAATTAATCAGCTAGTTTGGTAAGTGACTAACCTTGAGTATCTTGTTGCAGCTCTTGAGCAGGCTCCATGAAGATCCAGAGGATGGTAAACAAAAAGGCTTATATGTTCATCCTTCTTTATGTTTACCTACTACACAGCTGTCAAGACAACAATTATCTACGATTTGATATAGATTGGATTTGATTCTAAGTCACACAAACCCATGACGTTGTTAAATTCAATTCACACATGATAGTTTGGTCCACCACTtttgacaatgatgatgatgatgaagcaCTATAAACAAACTAAAGGTCAAATTAGCTGCTGTGAAGTACACTCGTAAACTCAACGAGCTAAAACTAAAGGTCAGCACACTTGACTTGGCTAGGCTTATTTTCTGCTATTTAGTCTTTTGAAAACCATTCATATTCAGACCCCAGTTTAGAACTCGATTATCAGGAGGAGTCTCACGCAACTGGACTTGTTAAACCACAGAGCCTGATTTTATCTGTTAACTTTGCTTACATTGCAAAGTTGATCAGCAAGTTAGTTTTTTAGGCCGGTCAAAATTGGCTAGCTACGAATTTCCGCAGTAGGACCATTTAATAAGGCTTCACGATTTGCAAgtgtacaaaataaaaattctctctttgaattggatttgtttgtttgtaatCAAGATGGTTAAGTAAGAGACCAACAAATTGAGCAACTTCTTACGCAAATGGAGAGTTTAATAGTTACGCAGCGTGGGGCTAATTCAAATGTCGTAGAGCCTAGGCAAATTACAAAGAccaaattgtttaaataatattgcACACTGGACACAGAATGCATTTAAAGTTACCCGAAATAAACCTCATAAGAGAGGcctaaaaaaatatgatatgatTAGCACTAATTCACCGTGATATGATAGTGGAAGTTGCCACCAGGTGGACAATATTTTAGTACATTTGAGATAAAGAAATGAAAGCATCGAATATATCAAGCAACATTTTGACTGgaataatcaataataataataataaataaataaataaatactccTGATTTTTGGGTCATAATCAAATTGACCCCTTGATCTTAAATTATAAACTCTTAAATTTTGAGAAATGTCCAAATTGATCCTTCTCCTTCTGTAAGTTCTGATATCATTTTGTTGGTGCACTGGACAGAaagttttttttggttaaaagacAGAAAGTATTATAATCACATACAtgcattttaataaaataaatttaaaatttctttttttaaattatatccaataaaaaatcatttttattttattttccttctttctctcttatgATTTTAAAACTACCCAATCTACATAGTAGTTTGAGCTTTCCAGGAATGGAGCTAGGAATTTTGGTTTGAAGGAGCCGAGTTACATATTCATAAATACATACATTTATACAACTACATATGTtgatacatacatacattttATATAAACTTTAATGCATATACACAAATTGTCTACTTTGCTACCAATATGTACAATACGTTTTAccattatttaattataattttttaagtcttttatttttggattgttATCAAACCCTAACATTAAAtatcctctattttttttttaattcaacattTTTAGTCTAAATCAAGCATTGACAAACAATTGGAAACTTGGTCtcaaattgaaaaggaaataaaaattatatatttatgtccaaaagaaattttctttttaagtatgGCCACTTATATATCCTCaacgtatttttttttttcatttaacattttGTGACTAAATCAAGTATTGACAAACAATTCGAAAATTAACACAACAAAAGACTTTgtcccaaataaaataaaataaaataactctacaagaaaatttattttattaaaaacttacTATTTGAACTCAACAAGGCTGATAGTTTGttgttcttaacaattattttttagaaccCAACGTTTAATTAGTTGTTCGATACTTTTTTGCAAGAGCCATCTCTTATTTTTTGGAGGGGCCAACTATTAATTTTAAGGTCTAGAATCTAAAAAAGctgcaaaatatatatacactagcCGCGAACCCGCGCGTTGcacgtgataattatttttatgatggttttattaattttttttttttacaatttaaactaatctaatattgagtaatgtatttcgtaattatatttttatttattataggaacaatccaaaacaccaaaaaaaaaacgtaaactaaaaaaaattaatacaacttaacaatgattaattgaaccaatattatgataaaattttgtttttgataatctattaaggttattttctttgtagaaattataatttcagccgcccaaaacatattatcaaataaacaattattagcaaaatctaagaattaaatttctatacatgcattgttataaaataataataataaaaataaaattgcaaaagttaaaatttgtcacctatccaattattttcatttggctaacctttgcttttctttaaataaatggtattatagagtacttctaatacatctattaagagtactttatccaccacaaaggattagaaaataaacaaaaattagtaaagtcttataatttaacatctaaattgagcactataaaaaaccatgctatgtaatagcatattattatttttttatatgctatatttaattctttagaatgcaataggataaaatttaacaatcaaagagaataaaaaaaaataaaaaaaaacaacaacaacaatagcaatttaaaaaacaaaacaaaatcatattaacccaaaatagagttttaaagaatataaaaaattatcaacctaaggtagagatgcaagaaaaataaaaaaaatccaccaaaatatttggagagagagagagagagggagagagagggaacctttttttttgtgcgGGGGAAAACTATacatagaatagaagagatagtgacaaatttatagtaagaaggtgtgaataagaagagacaaaaataaagtaagatgaagggaaaaaggaagaatgatattaatgtagaaggtagtgggaagatgaaaaggtaagggtgggagaaagattgaagaaataGTGAGAAGATGAAAtggtaagagagagaaaaaggttgaagaagtgtaaatattaaaaaaaataaatgttaaaaacaattataagaaaattgggaaaaaaaaaaaaaaaaaaaacccaaaagcttgaaaggcttcaacattttgttttgtttgttggtttgt
The sequence above is drawn from the Quercus lobata isolate SW786 chromosome 12, ValleyOak3.0 Primary Assembly, whole genome shotgun sequence genome and encodes:
- the LOC115969824 gene encoding probable purine permease 11 isoform X1, with the protein product MEPAQELQQDTQADDREQNSNKGTFVTNLMKLPRLKHYKWWLRIASYTSFVVAGQTVATLLGRLYYDQGGNSKWMATLVQSAGFPILLPLLFFFSPSLRSTASTPLNTSSTKLPPLSTLTFLYFAFGLMLTGDNLMYSYGLLYLPVSTYSLLCATQLAFNALFSFFFNSQKFTPLILNSLVLLTISASLLAVNTDSENMTGIPKGKYVIGFLCTLGASATYSLMLSLIQLSFQKVIKTETFSAVLDMQIYPSFVATCGCVVGLFASGEWKILRNEMENYGKGRVSYMMTLIWTAVTWQISSIGMMGLIFEVSSLFCNVISTLALPVVPILAVVFFHDKMDGVKVTALLLAVWGFLSYIYQHYVDDSQSKVNKTSNNEASGAGAVIEVC
- the LOC115969824 gene encoding probable purine permease 11 isoform X2, which produces MKLPRLKHYKWWLRIASYTSFVVAGQTVATLLGRLYYDQGGNSKWMATLVQSAGFPILLPLLFFFSPSLRSTASTPLNTSSTKLPPLSTLTFLYFAFGLMLTGDNLMYSYGLLYLPVSTYSLLCATQLAFNALFSFFFNSQKFTPLILNSLVLLTISASLLAVNTDSENMTGIPKGKYVIGFLCTLGASATYSLMLSLIQLSFQKVIKTETFSAVLDMQIYPSFVATCGCVVGLFASGEWKILRNEMENYGKGRVSYMMTLIWTAVTWQISSIGMMGLIFEVSSLFCNVISTLALPVVPILAVVFFHDKMDGVKVTALLLAVWGFLSYIYQHYVDDSQSKVNKTSNNEASGAGAVIEVC